From a region of the Danaus plexippus chromosome 8, MEX_DaPlex, whole genome shotgun sequence genome:
- the LOC116772503 gene encoding uncharacterized protein LOC116772503 isoform X1 — MAICDKWVAIKILEFLMCVACLVAKRVSTDDEARLALLLQKLSREWSLLTSVTWDANGGAFADAVYGGYVVITFALIIGRVFQEIPRGRRILEGIFLGFGLIFFLILGGLELASLDSVPNNLIVNASVLGSLSLAVAILFLIDLMGPRVYTATRPSQTDKTSHATEKKIATVTETKTNGHIPNGKQNGHVPAERPKDLDLDEGKNTDKLDSKDEADLFHESKPYTKLDDLPIEKVLERSKFGSLRNGIESGNYVRLSDPLAPLNIPDRLHYEQELAKFNEKYLREYMDYGPGRLAVKENYLPELQTPVFSKIHKARTKSAYDEQPPSYEQKRSAKSPTRARIVPAPTIQQLEDYLKSSNRLKRADTPAMFPMEPIEERDREAQDTHGRASGTPTDPGYVQYTAGRWPDNTREIRTPRHSPTD; from the exons ATGGCGATATGCGACAAGTGGGTCGCGATCAAGATACTGGAGTTT TTGATGTGCGTGGCGTGCCTGGTGGCAAAGCGTGTGTCTACCGATGACGAGGCGCGTCTCGCTCTGCTGCTACAGAAGTTGTCCCGGGAATGGTCACTTCTGACATCCGTAACCTGGGACGCCAATGGGGGCGCGTTTGCTGATGCGGTTTATGGAG GTTACGTCGTGATAACCTTCGCCTTAATCATCGGCAGAGTCTTCCAAGAGATACCGAGGGGCCGGAGGATTTTGGAAGGCATTTTTCTCGGCTTCGGATTGATATTCTTCCTTATTTTGG GTGGTCTAGAGTTGGCGTCTCTAGATTCAGTACCAAATAATTTGATAGTGAACGCGTCGGTGCTGGGATCGCTGTCTCTAGCGGTGGCGATACTATTCCTCATAGATCTCATGGGTCCCAGGGTCTACACCGCCACACGTCCCTCGCAGACGGATAAGACATCACACGCGACAGAGAAGAAGATAGCTACTGTGACGGAAACTAAAACCAACGGCCATATCCCGAACGGAAAGCAGAACGGACACGTACCAGCGGAGAGACCCAAGGACTTGGATCTAGACGAGGGGAAGAACACGGACAAGCTTGACTCCAAGGACGAGGCGGACCTCTTCCATGAATCTAAACCATATACGAAGCTTGACGACCTTCCCATAGAAAAGGTTTTGGAGAGGTCAAAGTTCGGTTCATTGCGGAATGGAATAGAGTCGGGTAACTACGTCCGGTTATCCGACCCCCTCGCGCCGCTCAATATACCGGACAGGCTGCACTACGAGCAGGAGCTGGCGAAATTCAACGAGAAGTATTTGAGAGAGTACATGGACTACGGCCCGGGCAGGCTCGCTGTCAAAGAAAACTACCTGCCTGAACTGCAGACACCCGTGTTCTCTAAGATACATAAGGCGAGGACGAAGAGTGCCTACGACGAGCAGCCGCCGAGCTACGAGCAGAAGAGATCGGCCAAGTCTCCCACCAGAGCCAGGATAGTGCCCGCGCCCACCATACAGCAACTAGAGGATTACCTGAAGAGCTCCAACAGACTGAAACGGGCCGACACTCCCGCCATGTTCCCCATGGAGCCCATAGAGGAGAGAGACCGGGAGGCCCAGGACACACACGGCAGGGCCTCGGGCACCCCCACCGACCCGGGGTACGTGCAGTACACGGCGGGGAGGTGGCCCGACAACACCCGCGAAATACGGACTCCCAGGCACAGCCCCACGGACTGA
- the LOC116772503 gene encoding uncharacterized protein LOC116772503 isoform X2, with translation MRQVGRDQDTGVCYVVITFALIIGRVFQEIPRGRRILEGIFLGFGLIFFLILGGLELASLDSVPNNLIVNASVLGSLSLAVAILFLIDLMGPRVYTATRPSQTDKTSHATEKKIATVTETKTNGHIPNGKQNGHVPAERPKDLDLDEGKNTDKLDSKDEADLFHESKPYTKLDDLPIEKVLERSKFGSLRNGIESGNYVRLSDPLAPLNIPDRLHYEQELAKFNEKYLREYMDYGPGRLAVKENYLPELQTPVFSKIHKARTKSAYDEQPPSYEQKRSAKSPTRARIVPAPTIQQLEDYLKSSNRLKRADTPAMFPMEPIEERDREAQDTHGRASGTPTDPGYVQYTAGRWPDNTREIRTPRHSPTD, from the exons ATGCGACAAGTGGGTCGCGATCAAGATACTGGAGTTT GTTACGTCGTGATAACCTTCGCCTTAATCATCGGCAGAGTCTTCCAAGAGATACCGAGGGGCCGGAGGATTTTGGAAGGCATTTTTCTCGGCTTCGGATTGATATTCTTCCTTATTTTGG GTGGTCTAGAGTTGGCGTCTCTAGATTCAGTACCAAATAATTTGATAGTGAACGCGTCGGTGCTGGGATCGCTGTCTCTAGCGGTGGCGATACTATTCCTCATAGATCTCATGGGTCCCAGGGTCTACACCGCCACACGTCCCTCGCAGACGGATAAGACATCACACGCGACAGAGAAGAAGATAGCTACTGTGACGGAAACTAAAACCAACGGCCATATCCCGAACGGAAAGCAGAACGGACACGTACCAGCGGAGAGACCCAAGGACTTGGATCTAGACGAGGGGAAGAACACGGACAAGCTTGACTCCAAGGACGAGGCGGACCTCTTCCATGAATCTAAACCATATACGAAGCTTGACGACCTTCCCATAGAAAAGGTTTTGGAGAGGTCAAAGTTCGGTTCATTGCGGAATGGAATAGAGTCGGGTAACTACGTCCGGTTATCCGACCCCCTCGCGCCGCTCAATATACCGGACAGGCTGCACTACGAGCAGGAGCTGGCGAAATTCAACGAGAAGTATTTGAGAGAGTACATGGACTACGGCCCGGGCAGGCTCGCTGTCAAAGAAAACTACCTGCCTGAACTGCAGACACCCGTGTTCTCTAAGATACATAAGGCGAGGACGAAGAGTGCCTACGACGAGCAGCCGCCGAGCTACGAGCAGAAGAGATCGGCCAAGTCTCCCACCAGAGCCAGGATAGTGCCCGCGCCCACCATACAGCAACTAGAGGATTACCTGAAGAGCTCCAACAGACTGAAACGGGCCGACACTCCCGCCATGTTCCCCATGGAGCCCATAGAGGAGAGAGACCGGGAGGCCCAGGACACACACGGCAGGGCCTCGGGCACCCCCACCGACCCGGGGTACGTGCAGTACACGGCGGGGAGGTGGCCCGACAACACCCGCGAAATACGGACTCCCAGGCACAGCCCCACGGACTGA